A stretch of DNA from Natrinema halophilum:
TCGGCGTTTCCGGAGAGACCGAATGGGAACGCCTCTCCGGAACCACCTTCTCCGGCGTATACGCCCAGATGGCAAGCGTCCATATGGAACAGTACGGGACCACGCGCGACCACCTCTCACAGGTCGCAGTCAAGAACCACTCGAACGGGGCGAAGAACCCTCACGCGCAACTCGGTTTCGAATGCTCGCTCGAGGATGCACGATCAGCACCCGTCGTCGCTGACCCGCTCAATCTCTATCATTGTTGTCCGACTTCAGATGGCGCGGCCTGCGCGTTGATCGTCAGCGAGGACGTCGTCGATCGATATACGGACGACCCGATCCGGGTGGCCGGCGTCGGTGCTGGAAGTGACTCGGTCGGGCTCTTCCAGCGCGACTCTTACTCGAGCGTGCCCGCGAGTCAGCGGGCAGCCGAGTCCGCCTACGAGATGGCCGACGTTACCCCCGATGACCTCGACTTTGCGGAGGTTCACGACTGTTTCGCGATCGCCGAACTGCTGGCCTACGAGGACCTGGGCTTCTGCGAGAAGGGCGAAGCCGGCCAGTTAATCCAATCAGGCGCGACCGAACTCGGAGGAGACCTTCCGGTCAACACCTCCGGCGGGCTCAAGTCCAAGGGCCATCCGATCGGTGCGACGGGCGCCGGTCAGGTCGTCGAGGCGTACAAACAACTATCCGGCGACGCAGGCGAGCGTCAGGTCGACGCACCCACACGCGGGCTAACACACAACGTCGGTGGCAGCGGTGGTGCCGCCGTCATCCACATTTTTGAAAAGGAGTCGGAGGTGAATGCATGAGCGCGATAACCGGCGTCGGTGCGTACGCCCCGCGATTCCGCATCAGCGCGGACGCATTCGAGGAGGCCTGGGGACAGTTCCACGCCGCTGGCGTAAGCCAGAAGGCCGTCCCCTCTGCCGACGAAGACGCCCTGACGATGGCCTACGAGGCCACGACCCGAGCGCTCGAGGCCGCCGGGACCGATCCCACATCGGTAGACTGGCTGGGCTTTGCGTCCTCGCGGCCGCCGGAAGCCGAGGAAGACCTGACCGCTCGATTGGGGGCAATGTTCGCCCTTCCCGAGTCGTCGACGAGGCAGGTTTTCACCGGCAGTACGCGAGCCGGTACTCGCGCGCTCTGGGCCGGACTGGACGCGCTCGAGTCCGATTCGACCACCGGGCTCGTCGTCGCAGCCGACGCACCGAAAGGCGATCCGGACGACGCTGTAGACCACGCAGCAGGGGCCGGCGCCGCAGCGTTCGTTCTCGAGCGCGGCGGTCCGGCTGAAATCGTCGACCGCGCCGAGTACGCCGCGCCCTACCCCGGAACTCGGTTCCGAGCCACCGGCGACGACGAGACCCACGCACTGGGCGTTACGCAATACGATCGACAGGCGTTTCAGGAAACGATCGGCGGCGCAGTCGATGGTCTCGAGGGCGATCCGGAGCCCGAAGCGGCAGCGATTCAGGCACCCGACGGAAAGCTCCCCTACCGCGCGGCCGGCGCGGCTGGCGTCGGTACCGACGAAATTCGGGCCGCCGCGTCGGTCCACGAACTCGGTGACCTCGGTGCCGCAAGCGTTCCGATGTCGCTCGCAACGGCGCTTTCCGAGGGTTACGAATCCGTTCTTGCGGTTTCACACGGCAGCGGTGCGGGAGCAGACGCCCTCCTCATCGAGGCCGACGCGGACGTGCCGGTCGCGACTGCGCTCGAGGGCGAGGACCCACTCTCCTACGCTGAGTATCTGCGCCAGCGCGGCATCGTGACCACGGGACCGCCGTCCGGCGGCGGCGCCTACGTTAGCATTCCGACCTGGCGGCGGTCGATCCCACTGCGCTACCGGCTCGAGGCTGGTCGCTGTTCCGAGTGTGGAGCGCTATCGTTCCCGCCGGAGGGCGCGTGCGACGACTGCAATGCCCTCGCCGAGTACGACCCCCTCGAACTCGCGGGCAGGGGAACGATCGAGGCAGTGACGACCATCTCGCAGGGTGGTGCACCGCCCGAGTTCGCCGAGCAACAGTCCCAGTCTGGCGACTACGCGGCGGCGATCGTCGCCCTCGAGACTGCAGGCGGTGACGAGACCGTCAGCGCACCGGCGATGGGTACCGACGCTGCTCCCGACGACTTCGCGGTTGGCGACCGGGTCGAGACGACGATCCGACGAATCTATACCCAGGAAGGCGTCACCCGATACGGTTTCAAAATCCGACCTGCAGGAGAGTAGCGAGCCTCGAGTTACGGCCCGTCGAAACCGAGTGTTCTGATTCAGGGGTGGTTTCACGCGGAGTCGCGCGAAGAGACGGCGCCCGTTCATCGATCCCGAGAGCGGGTTTAGATCACCGAGAGTGCGACGACGGTACATCCGGTGATGCCAGCGAGGAGACCGATCACACGCGCAAGTTGCTCCCCCCACGTAACCGTCCGCTCAAGCGAGAGCGCGACCGCGATGAGCGCCATCCAGATAATGTTCATCGATCCCACGATCACCATAAACGCGAATAGGGCCCAACAGCACCCGATGCAGAAGACGGCGAACTCCCCGCTCATCCTAACGGCGCCACGAACCCCCGGTCGATGGTGAGTCATGAGAAATCCGAGCGGCGATCGACAGTAGCGCAGACATCGGTATTTGTACGGCGAGAGCTGGTACACCGACAAGAGCAAGAGCGATCCGCCCATCAGGAACCCGCCGTGGTCGTTCGCGAGGCCGGCGATCGGGACCAGCGCGTTGAGGGCCAGCGGAACGACTCCCGTGAGCGTCCAGACGAGAGCGTACGTTCCGAGAAACGCACCGACTCGGGCCGCCTTCCCCGCGGTCGTCGTTCCGGCGAGCGTCTCGGCGTACAGCCGGAAGAGCGGGACCGACGACGGATACATCATGGCGATCATCATCACGCCCCACATGAACAGGTACAGGGCGATTCCCGACGGTCCGTTCGAGAGCGCCATCGCCTCCGGCACCCCTGGTTCGGACGGCTGCATTGGTGCGTCCGTCGCGCCGCCAGGCATCGGTAGCCAGCGACCGACGACTGCCGTCCACGCCCCCAGCGCGATCACGTAGGCGACGAGAGCGACGATCGGGACTCGCCGGCGGGTAATTCGTTCGCGGAACGAGTCGTCCGTCTCCATGGCTGATCAGTCGGGTGTCGTCCCGCTGCCGTCAGGAGTTCGCCAGTTCGAAGTCACCGAGGTAGGCGTTGTTTCCAGAGACGTCCCACTCGAACCGATCGTCGTAGGAGACGGCGGCCGTCGTCGACTTGCCTGTCTGGACCTCGTGACTCTGCGTCAACGGGTGGGGCGATATCGTGCCGACCTCCTCGTTGAACCCGACCGCGGCACTCGCGTCCATCTCGATGACGTCCCCGATGTCGACGGAGAAGTCCATCCCGTCCCGCGAGTAGTCGATGGGAACGGTCGCGACGTCTGCGGATCTGACGTGCGTGTCGGCGACGGGAGCCCAGATCCCGCCGGCGCGGCCGAGGTAAATGTCCTCGACAGCCTCGCGCTGGTCGTCGTCGGCCGTCTCGTCGACGAGTAACACGACGTCCCACTCCGTTTCGGTGTCGAACATGACGCCTTCCTCGGTCGAGATGAGCATTCCGACGTCTACCCCACTCAGGTCGACGTCGCCGTAGCGTCCCTCCTCGATGTGCCACGCCAGCGAGACTTCACAAACGTCGTCGTCCGGCGGTTCTAGCCATACGCACTGGCACGCGACGTCGCAGTTGCAGGCTTCCACGTAGTCTCCTTTGATCGTCCATTCTCGGGGCATTTTCGTTCAACCGTGTGAAATGCCAACGAAAGACGTGATAAAGCTACCAGGTGACCCAGCTCGCCGTATGGAACCGTCGGAGCAGGTCGCTCCCACTGGAGACGTGACGAACCGCTCGGTGAGGCTCGTCTCCGTGTTCGGGACGTCCCCTGGACTACGGATCGCGAAAATCCGCGTGTCCTCGGCCGCCCGTACGGCTTGAAGACCACCCCAAGCCGCACTGACGCGGGGAACACTGGTACCAGCAATACCCCTCTCATTATACGAGGTACCTCGAGGCCGTTCGAAAACCCCGCCGATCCTCCGAACGTGGGCGCGGCGAAGCGTCGCGGTATGTCGGCGCGAAACTCGAACTACAAGCGATTCCGTCGGACTCACCCGCCGGGAATCCCCGATTCGTCCGATGACGAGAGAGCGATGGCGCTTCGAGCCACGCGACCGCACGGCAGGTCACCGGTGTACCGTCTCGGGCGTTCAGTTTCCGGTGAGCGCCTCGCTCGCCGGCTCGAACTCGATTTCGGTGCCCAGCCCCTCCTCCTGTGCACGTTCGTATAGCAGATACGCAGCAGCGACCGTCTCGATACCGGTTCCCCCGCTGTCGAAGACCGTAATCTCGTCTTCGTCCGTTCGACCGTGTGCGTTCCCGGCGACGATATCGCCTAATTCCGCGGAGACGTGGTCTTCGGAGATCGCACCCTCCTCGAGCGCCTGGATGTACGAACCCGCATCGAACGTCGCTCGCTCACGGAGATCGGGCACGTACGTCGCGTTTGCGATGGTCGCTGCATCCAGTTCGCGCTTATCGGGCGAGTACTGGCCCATCGCGGTAACGTGAGTGCCAGCCTCGAGATCGTCGCTGTCGAAGACGGGATCACTTGCTCGTGTCGCTGTGATCACGACGTCCGCTCCGGAGAGGGCCCGGGAACTCGAGTCGACCGCACGGACTGATGCCTCGAGTGATTCATCGAAATCGGAGGCGAACGCGTTGCGGTTTTCTGGTGTGGGAGAATATACCCGAATTTCGGTGAAGTCTCGAACTGTCGCAGTTGCGCGAAGCTGTCCTCGCGCTTGTGCGCCGCTACCGATCACCGCGAGCGTGTCGGCGTCCGAACGAGCGAGTTCGTCGACTGCGACTGCACCGGCGGCACCGGTTTTGTGCGGATTCATGCTCGCACCGTCGAGCAGGGCGAGTGGGGCACCGCTTTCCGCATCGAATACCGGCGTCATAAACCAGGCGTCTTCTGCACCGAACCCGGCGCTGTACATGTACCCGCCCATCGCACCGGTCTCGGGGAGGACGGCAGCGTAGGTCGTGAGCATCCCCTTCGGATCGGCGTTGAAGAACTTCGACCGCGGTTGTGCAGGCGCACCGTTACCCCGCTGGCGATACCCTTCCCGAACTGCATCCACGTAGTCAGCAGGGGTCGCCAGGTTGACGACATCCGTGCTAGTAAGGAACAATGTGTCAGTCATGACTGACAGCACGAAACGGAGACGTGAAAAGGAACCGGAAGCGGTCAGTTACTCGGAAGAGAGAGGGAAATTCAATCCGCGTTGACTGGGTGACGCGCTGTCTGGGCCTCTTCTGTGACATCAGCCGGGACGTCTGCTGGGGTGTTGATGAACATCGCGTGGCCGATGATAGCCATTGCGACGAGTGAACCGAGTGGTACTGCGGCGGTTACCGATAATCCTACGAACGTCAAGGCTGCTGTGATTCCGAGCAGTGCGACTGGGATGAGGCCAAGAACAATGTCGTAATATCCAGTCATAATGTATTCTATAGTATGAGGAAGAGGCATATAAGTGTTTCCCATAATCGGCACATGGTAGATGAGTTTCTAACTTGTGGCCAACGCCGTGAATTCTCATAACTTATTGGATTGTTATTGCACGTCGAGATCCGTGAAAATTTACCGATTACGATACTGTCGAAGTGGTTACTCAGCTACTACCGCCCGCGATCCCAGTTAGATTGGGAGAAATAGCCGGTTTTCGCCTCGGTACGAACGAAGGGTGATTCAACAGCGATTGGACAGTACTGACTCGATCCGACAGTGACTCGATCCGACAGTGACTCACGCCGTCGCCGAACGGTAAAGACCGAATCCGAAACGCCAGCCCAGCAGGGCAACCAGTCCGGTTCCGGTTATCACGAGCGGGAACGGCCACGTCGCGCCACCATCGAACAGCGACGAGGCTCGAAGCATGAGGCCA
This window harbors:
- a CDS encoding DUF1326 domain-containing protein; its protein translation is MPREWTIKGDYVEACNCDVACQCVWLEPPDDDVCEVSLAWHIEEGRYGDVDLSGVDVGMLISTEEGVMFDTETEWDVVLLVDETADDDQREAVEDIYLGRAGGIWAPVADTHVRSADVATVPIDYSRDGMDFSVDIGDVIEMDASAAVGFNEEVGTISPHPLTQSHEVQTGKSTTAAVSYDDRFEWDVSGNNAYLGDFELANS
- a CDS encoding thiolase domain-containing protein; translation: MRDVYLVGAGQSDYGAFPSESYRSLFRTAFEAAVSSVPNGLEAEDIDEAFVGNLGVGGRQIGLSGPAVTEHVGLDGVPTTRVENACAASGFAVRQAVQAVKSGIADVALAGGFEVMSDMSSDATKYWLGVSGETEWERLSGTTFSGVYAQMASVHMEQYGTTRDHLSQVAVKNHSNGAKNPHAQLGFECSLEDARSAPVVADPLNLYHCCPTSDGAACALIVSEDVVDRYTDDPIRVAGVGAGSDSVGLFQRDSYSSVPASQRAAESAYEMADVTPDDLDFAEVHDCFAIAELLAYEDLGFCEKGEAGQLIQSGATELGGDLPVNTSGGLKSKGHPIGATGAGQVVEAYKQLSGDAGERQVDAPTRGLTHNVGGSGGAAVIHIFEKESEVNA
- a CDS encoding ornithine cyclodeaminase family protein — translated: MTDTLFLTSTDVVNLATPADYVDAVREGYRQRGNGAPAQPRSKFFNADPKGMLTTYAAVLPETGAMGGYMYSAGFGAEDAWFMTPVFDAESGAPLALLDGASMNPHKTGAAGAVAVDELARSDADTLAVIGSGAQARGQLRATATVRDFTEIRVYSPTPENRNAFASDFDESLEASVRAVDSSSRALSGADVVITATRASDPVFDSDDLEAGTHVTAMGQYSPDKRELDAATIANATYVPDLRERATFDAGSYIQALEEGAISEDHVSAELGDIVAGNAHGRTDEDEITVFDSGGTGIETVAAAYLLYERAQEEGLGTEIEFEPASEALTGN
- a CDS encoding zinc ribbon domain-containing protein, translated to MSAITGVGAYAPRFRISADAFEEAWGQFHAAGVSQKAVPSADEDALTMAYEATTRALEAAGTDPTSVDWLGFASSRPPEAEEDLTARLGAMFALPESSTRQVFTGSTRAGTRALWAGLDALESDSTTGLVVAADAPKGDPDDAVDHAAGAGAAAFVLERGGPAEIVDRAEYAAPYPGTRFRATGDDETHALGVTQYDRQAFQETIGGAVDGLEGDPEPEAAAIQAPDGKLPYRAAGAAGVGTDEIRAAASVHELGDLGAASVPMSLATALSEGYESVLAVSHGSGAGADALLIEADADVPVATALEGEDPLSYAEYLRQRGIVTTGPPSGGGAYVSIPTWRRSIPLRYRLEAGRCSECGALSFPPEGACDDCNALAEYDPLELAGRGTIEAVTTISQGGAPPEFAEQQSQSGDYAAAIVALETAGGDETVSAPAMGTDAAPDDFAVGDRVETTIRRIYTQEGVTRYGFKIRPAGE
- a CDS encoding DUF2182 domain-containing protein; this translates as METDDSFRERITRRRVPIVALVAYVIALGAWTAVVGRWLPMPGGATDAPMQPSEPGVPEAMALSNGPSGIALYLFMWGVMMIAMMYPSSVPLFRLYAETLAGTTTAGKAARVGAFLGTYALVWTLTGVVPLALNALVPIAGLANDHGGFLMGGSLLLLSVYQLSPYKYRCLRYCRSPLGFLMTHHRPGVRGAVRMSGEFAVFCIGCCWALFAFMVIVGSMNIIWMALIAVALSLERTVTWGEQLARVIGLLAGITGCTVVALSVI